The following nucleotide sequence is from Pochonia chlamydosporia 170 chromosome 4, whole genome shotgun sequence.
CAACTTTTTCGATCTCTGCACCTTGACTCGGCTGTCACACCAACTCCAATGGAATTTAGCGACGCCCTTGACACCGGCGGCAAACTATTCAAATGGTTATAGGAAACCTCTGTGTCCTGTCCTGGATACCTTCAACAGTCTGCTATGTCGGCCAACTTTTGTCTGGACCAGGTTGGCCGTGACGTATTCTTCGAATTGACAGTTCAACTCTGCCACAGCTTCGGACCGCTCTGGCTTGAATTGACATTCGCGCCTTCTGGAGTAGTGGTCCGTCCCCCAGTCGTTTGCATCTGAATGAGATGGATCCCGATAACTTGCCGTGTGGCTTTATGAGCCAGCCCGTCTAGCATCCCGACGCGTGATAACGCAACTGCGCCTATCCTACCTCACTTTCGCTTGGGTCCCTCCCCTTAGATCTAGGTAGCTCAACTTCCACGAGGGGCTGGATCGTAGGGGCCGTTGGAGGGAAGTTCATCAGGGAACGATAAGCCTACCCATAGAAGCAACCCCCAATCACAAGGTAACCAGATGTTTCtgacgccttcttcaactcgcGACGGAAGTCTCTCCAGACAAGGCAGTTCTCGAGCAAAGCAGAGCACCTGCGAAGGATAGGAGCTGTGGAACCGCCAACAAAAGCTTGGGGAAACCTCCAAGTCATCGCCGACTGTCTCCATCATGGCGCTTATATCTCAAAATAGTGACTTCCTCGACGTTGGGGAGAAACACGTTTCCCTGCCAGAAACGCCAAGACGGGTCTGGGCATCAGACATGAGCGACTTGAACTGAAGCCCACCTATCCACTGAATTTGGGGGTGATTTTAATATGACCCATAGGAACAAGTATGCTACGAATGGTTGCAGATGATCCTGTTTTCCCAGCCATCTACCGCCGTTGTACTCACGCCAATCCATTCTACATGTTCTAGGCGGAATTTGCGACGCTATTGATACCAAGAACGTCGAGTGCTCATAGCTAATTCAAGTGTGGCGAGGCAATCGTGGTTAAAAGGAGTACTTGACATTGTAGGCTCATGGTAGACGTTTGGGCTATGATCTGACAATGGGTATGCTGCTGTTGGaagcaacttggccaagagGGAACGGCGTTGGCTCTCGTATCACCGTTTGATCAATTCTAGATGAAAATGGAAGTCATATATCATGGGTAACCTTTTAGGACCTATCTTACGCCTCAATCTCGGTTTAGTCATAGGTATACCATCTGGAAGCTTTGGTATCATTCGTTTTGTGGTCGGATATGGCTGCGAGCCAACATCGTCAAAAGTGAAGGGTCAAAATtagttgttgatgagcaccagcaccaccgctATGCCCATCATTCCTCTGTACCAAAGTTCTGAGCCCGCCCAGTGTAGATACAACTCGCTCGCTATAATCTCAAAGTTGTGAGCCACAACCATGGTGCCCGTCTTTCTGGGGATCAGTTTTCTCTGTTAGCACTGACACCCGCTGGCATGTTCATGAAGATTCTAGGCTCTATGTGCGTTTGCAACGTCCATACACATGACTGGTGGCTTTATTTCCATGATGCTATGGGAGAAAACACACATTTTGGTGGCGCAGGTGAACCTCTATGCAAAGTTGATTGGCTCATGCCACCCTCGCCGCCAGCCGGATGAGCACCAACAGAGCCAATGTTTTTCAATAGCAGAGCAGGAGTTGTGTCCGATGTGACCAGCCACCTTCCCACAATTATGGAGAAAGTGAAACATCAGTATTCAGCCGCCACGTAAGATTTGATCATTCTTGGTAGGTCCTCGGGATGATGGGGAAGTCTGCTGCCTCGACGCTGTGTTGTTTTGGAACCTGGGCGATATCACATGCAGAGTACATGAAGTAAAGTGACATGATTCTCTTTTACAGTAACTAAAATGTGAATTATGGGCTATACGAGGATGGAAAAATTATTTGGTAAACCCTGAACGCAACTGACGGGAAACGGCTGACCAGTTGAATTTACAAAACCCCGAAAACGCCTCATATGTAGCTGAAGCCACGCAGCATTCACTCAAGAGTGCCCTTACAGCGATCAGGACATTTTTATGTCATTTTTCATTACTAATTGCAGCTGCATGCAACCCTATTGAGCCAGGGCAGAGGTGTAAAAGAGCAGGGCATTTCTGGGAAACGGCCGCCGTAAAAGACACCGTATGCTCGCATGTTTCAAAAGGGCTTTCTGAGCCCATACTCACCTTGTGGCTGGTCACAAAGTGTGAGCGGGTGTCTACCTTAATCCTAGCGAAACGACACATCACATTAACATACCACGTGCTATGAAAAACCGCAGCTATAAAATGTAACCAGTATCCGACAGTTGTCGATATTTTTGAACCGGCGGTCAAAGACTGGTACTATGGCTGCAGAGTGGCAGCTTTTATTGCAAAAATACAAACGTAGTATTCTCTATAGACGCCAACAGCTTCTAAATAAGTGTATCACAAATGCGTCTTGCCCATCCGTGATGGGGAAGAGGCAGATGCCGAGGATTGTGTGGCAAGTACTGGTCAAAGACCGCATGTCATTGAATAGGGCACTAGCACAAGAGACTTATAGAATGAACGAGACGGAAGGCCGTGTTCTCCTTACTGGCGTGGCCTGGGTCTACAGATGTAGTTCACTATCCATGACTATCTTAGTACCAAATCACACATATGCAAGCCATAAGAGGCTAACGAAACAGATATCTTGGGGTCGTATACTAGTCGCAGCTGCTGGTTTATGCTTCACAAGTGCCTTGGGCGATACGCTGCCGTGGCGAAGATATATTTTCCTCAATGATTGCTGAGCACTTGCTTGACGAGGTATTGTGGGCTGGGTGCCTAGCACAGTGTCTCTCCGTCAAAACAATCGCAACAATTTGGTCCAATATATCGCTGCtcatatatatatatatatatatacgAGCGTCAAACATTCAGTTACTGCATAACATACGCACTAGTTGCTTGCCTTCCTCTAAGACGACCGACTGGTTCCTCGATTTTGAGTAATATCACTTCCACTTCTTGGTGCGCTTTCCAGACGAACCTTCATGCCGACGACAGTCCCGAGAAATAAGTTTTGACCATACACGCTAAACTCGTATTAGTCTTACTTTGTCTCTACGTTGGGTGAATCTTAACAGATAGACTTGAAGATTATGTCTATTGCCTGGCCTTTGTAAGTCCCTCCGGAGATGatgtcaacggaatataacctgtactGTCTCTCTccatcagcggagcgttcccttttgctggaaTAAACTAGCGGTCAATTTTCTTGGATAGATGACCACCTGGTAGCTGTTCATTCTAATATTATTAGGCCTGGGGATCATCTTGCGGTGTTATTATGCCCTGGCTTCGTATCTAAGATCTGTCAATAAACTCGGATCAAATGGTCACCATTCCCGTGAGTATGCGCCACAGCATCTGCTATATGAAAGTCTGTTACTGTTAAAAATGGTTCGTACAACGAAGCCTTTTCCCATTAGCTTAGGCGAGTGCGGCATCAGATTGATACTAGAACTTCCAGAACTGTTGAAGTCCGAGCACATAATAAGTATGTCATATTCCCCCTCTATTATGTCGCAGGCTGATAGAGCCTTTCGGCTTAGAGAAGAGAGCGTGCGATCTGCGAAAATAGGCTGAACTTCAGCCACCAGAAAAGGGGTTTTGCTCCTGTGGGATTTCGACATATTCAAGTAATCATAGAATATGCACTAGGCTAAATTCAGCGGCTTTCCTTTACCGCCCGGGCAGTTTGCCTTACAATTATCTGGATTGGGCGGATTCACTCATCCAATTTCCAGGATAAATTTGCACCTAGCTGCTCCAAGcgcgaaaaaaaaaaaaaaccccctGCAAAAATAGCTAACACGTGAGCATCTCCTCCTTTTATTGGCATTCACGTAGCCCCCCGTAGGACAGAACATTGCTGATAAGAGTTGGTCGTATTTTGTGCGGAATACGGGTTTCTCCCATCAGGTAATACGAAATTGCCTTACTAAATCTAGTTAGCTGCTATCTTTGTGCGCGTTATGCACGCTTTTCAGCTGTAATCTCGCGGGATCGCATCCAGAAGCAGCTGTTGGTCGCTTCATCTAATCTGCTGCAGAAATTACGGTCACAATTGCTTGCATTGGCGTTCCAGTCTGCTATCTTTTGAATAGGGGATACCATGACACATTGACGCCGGGTAAGAGCAGAGATGCTAACAATTCCAGCCAGCAAGCGCTACACACCACTGGCGGTACTTGCTGCCATAGCCATGTTGTGTAGAATGCAGATTCCGCCAGAGTGTTGCGGTGCTGCTAGTGGTTCTCACACACCGGTGGCAGGACCTTCACAGATGGTCGTGATCCTGGGTTATTAGAGTACAGATCATGTTGTCTAGGTGTCAGAAGGATAGAAGATAAGCATTCCGAACGGGCTTACAACTCACCCCATTCTCACCATATGAGCAGGACGCTGTGACACTCGAATATGTGAACCAGATCCAAGTGTGCTGACTGAGTTCAAACCTGTGGTATGGCACGTTGGCAATTATATTATTACTTATGGGCAATCAACTGGTTTTTGTACCAGGTGAAGTTGCTCGCACCATGATTATGTTTTCTAATCTCGTGTTGTTCAGCTCATTTTAGCGTGGCCCTGTGGAGGTTGAATGCCACCAAGACTTCCACCACGCGCTTGTAACCGCTGCAGTGATTTGATCGTTCCACTAGTCAGCTTCGCCTTTGATTGTGATACGaggaataaaaaaaaagggggTCGTGGCACTAGTAAGGCACGCAATCTTTTCGCGCTCTGGTCCCTGAGACACAATGCAACTAACGGCTCGGAAGATTCCAAACCAGGCTAAGCCTTGGCAGTCTAGACTAACTGAGACCACTTCAGACCTAGATCACTCTGATTAATGCCTGGCATCTGACTCGAAGGGCCGTTGGCGAAATTGTAGAATGGAGCATAGGGCTTACGGCGGGGCATAATGCATTACCTCCAATACTTGCATAACCAGGTCATCGAACAAAGAATGTACTGCGAAGACTTGCTATATCTACGGCCTCAGCCTCCTGGTCATGAGCCACCCCAGGAAATGTACGGGCTACACGTCATCGGGCCGGTAGTTATACAGGCTAACGAGATGTATTCCCCATTCATTCTTAGGAGAATAGCTATAGCTATCGGTCTACTTTTGTCTGTACTATTATTTTGTCGATATATAACGATTTCTGATATTCGCCAACGAATACCAATACTGCACAAGTCCAATGGATCCTCGGTTAGTAGAAAAGCTTTCCGCTTATTGCAGAGTGCTAATAGGAAACGTACCAAGACACTACCTGGACTTACCAGCTGGGACAAGCCAAGTCATGTTTCCAAGGTCATGGCGCTCGTCTTTTTTGGGAGGCGGCAAACGGTGTCAATTCTGGATTGTTACTTAAAGGTCAGCTGCAGAAGCCATCCCCATTCTCAATCCATGGCTAACTCTTGGAGCAATATAGCGGAATCTAGTTAAAAACGGAGGAGTTCTCGACGGTGTCATATTTGTCGTCCGAACGAAAGATGCGGCGAACCTGGCGTTATTAGacaagatgatggcgagcGAGCCAGCCTACGAGAGGCTGCAAGTTAATCTCAACTCCGAGGGATATACGAGTTCTTACGATTACATCAAAGATGATGTGATGTATATcaagatggatgatgatattGTAAACCCGACTCTATTGCCACGCTGTTCCTGGTTATCCGTTCTCACGAAAGAAATAGGTATATATCGAAGACACAGCAATCAAGGCCATTGCAAGTGCCAAAGCGTCCCGGCCAGACGTTTACATTATGTCTGCCAACGTCATTAATCAAATTCTCTTCAGCTGGCTTCACAGAAACTTTGGCGCTGTGAAGCCGTATCTGCCGGAACTCACCGAAATACCCGCCGATAACGACACTTTGCCGCTCACAGACTGGAGAACGTCTgtgttgccatcatgggaAGGACCAGCGGATTTTCAGCAGGAGACTTGGAGCACAGAGCGGCATCCCAATCATAGATGGCTTCCGGTCAGAGGAAGGAATGCATATCCTCTAAACGACACACCAATAGCTAAAGTGGACTACACCTATGGCTATTCTCATAAACACTGGCAAGTAGCCGCACAAGAGCACTACAGTTTGCTGGAAAACCTGGAGAACAACGAATTATGGCGATATAGGTTTCCTACCTGGGATTTTCAGCTTCAGCGAATGGGTATCCAATTCGTGGCAATAATGGGTAAAGACATAAACCTAGCAAAGCCAATCCCGCCTGATGACGAACATCATTTTACGGTAGAAATGCCAACACGGCTTGGACGACGTAAGTGCTACAGCCCCCAGCCATCTGACTTTGGGAAAGCTTGGTGGAGGGAATACGTGGAGTTCAATATCTTTCGTCGGTTATGTTGATGGAGACGGCCAATCTACGGATTGCTATTTGGGACACCGTACAACAATTACTAACTAACTCTAAtagatgctgcagctgaCGGCACCGGAGTCGTAGCTCACTTTGCTTATGGGCCGCAATCCGGCGACCCTGGAGTGCAAAGTACAGATCTATTGGACAGGTACAGAATGTTCGCTCGAGAGAAAATATGCAGAGGGGATTTACTATGGACACCCCATGACGATTCTAATTTATAGATGTAAAGTATTGCCAAAGCATAAAGAATGGAGTTATGATGTTAGACACAACAATATTAAAATCGGAATCAACAGCGATGTACACTTTGGTATAGACGGCATAGCCTTCTGCTAGTATCAACCATGCAAGAAGAGGGCCGGGAGGGGCCGTTCGAATACTTTGCCAGCCCAAATGATTACGTGATACCTAGAGTTTCATTTGATACGCAATGGTATTAACTGAAGCCAAGCGCAGGCAATTCGTATTCAAGATGCGAGTAAAGTAGACTGCATTTAGCATTGTCCCGCCCGACGTATCCAAGCTTGCGTACTTTACATGCTACTGGGTTTTGCCCGAAGTGCAGGCTGGCTCCATGCAGCAACTAACTTAAAAGAAGCATATCGCGTTTTAGCACGAAGATCCAAAAAGTCAgccttgatgccaatgcgGTGGAACCAGCCGGTAGACGTACAGGGATCATGGTTAAAGGTCCTCTGTAAGGCCAGATTATAAATATTGTGCCATTGACATTAAGGGCTCAATGCGTCCGTGAACAAAATATGGCATTCGCTGACTCGTAAGCTCCAGGGCAAGGTACTTGGCAACTAGCTATCTAACACGCTTTCTATGAACTTTCAGAAGGTGACAGCTTCAAGCATAGTCCATTCCACAGAACGAGCTTTTATAATCATTTTCCTCTCGCCAAGTAGGATACCGGCTGAAATCTTCAGTTGGCCAGTCAGTACAAAGTGCACGTGGTTGAGGGCCTGGATACAGCTGCTCTCGTAGATGGAGTTTCAAACGCGACTGTTGTATTCAGTTTCAATCCCATATAATGCCAACTGAGTACGCACGTCCTTGTATGGGCTGTTCCCGGCGGCAAACACGACACTTGCAATCACACCGTGACCGTGACGCGGTCGGGTGGCGCATATCAGCTATATCTGGATCACCAGGTACGCACTTAATTTCGAATATGACTCGATGATCTAGGAAAGCGAATGATTATAGTCAATGCTACTTTCGTCCCACCTACAGACATTTGTTTCGGCGTGGGTTTTATCCTGCAGTTGCGTGAACGTTTCGGCATGACCGATCCCGATCTGGCCGTTGCACAATGCCATGGAAGTGAATGCATGAACTCTGACCACTCCAGACACTCTCCTCGACCGAGCAAAACTATTTCTGGCTGAATAATACCCACGGTAATATTAGTATTTTTCTCCCACAGTACTAAAGTGTGCAATGGCAACCAACCCCGGATTCTGGTATGGTATTGTAACTGGCCACCGAACAGCTAGTCCTTCCCGGTGCGAACGAGAATGGTCATAAGACGATCGACATTTCGCCAAACACATTCTCTGAACCGTTTGGAAACTGCGAATGGTTATTGCGGGAGTCTAACGCGGAGCCAGACGTCTTGAAAAATCGGATACCTGTGTAACTTCCAGCGGATTGTGGCAATTACTACAAACGGAGCATGAAAAACACAACTTCATAACTTGGAAGGCTGTTATACCACCCCAATTGCTCTCGAAAGTATCTATAGTCTATCTAATAACCTACTTGTTCAATTACTTGCTTTGCTGCGCACAGTCTTTTAGCTTGCGGTCAAATCGTCGGAGTACGTTTCCATACCCCTCCTCCCTTCTCCGGGTTTCATTTTATCTCTTTAGCCCAAGCTCACTCAGTTCACGTGAATCTAAAAGTTGCAATAGTCGCACGGTCTTCGAATAGCTTTACCGGTTGTATAATCAATAGCCAAGTTCGGACCATTTCCAGTCGGTCCCTTGCTGCACATCAAAACTTGCTTAAGTCAGCAAAATGCCTCTTGTCTTCTTGTCAGTCCTAGACAAGCGACGAGGCTCTAGTCGTGTCGGTTTCTTGACCGTATTTTTAATGCTTTTAATGCTTGTCTTGGTCACGCTGGGACTGCGTAGTCATGACAGCATGGCGGTTCTACGCTTTGGATCTTCTCGTGGTGGAAAGCCGGGGCTTTCGGACCCAAATGACCTGCGTCGGTGGAAGCCGCCAAAAGGAAGGAGAATAGTCGCATTGGTGTTTTATGGTAGGAAAGAAAACGTTAGCATCCTTGACTGTTATCTGAAGGTATGTGAATCGGATGTGCTGCAGGGATTCTTAGCTGACAGGTTGTCTTTGTGTAGAGAAACCTCAAACGCAATGGTGGCATCCTTGATGAGGTTATTTTTTCTGTCAAGACCGACAACACAGCAGACATCGAGTACCTTGATAGTATTTTAGATTACCCAGGGTATAGAAAGTTTGTAGTGGACAAACAATACCCAGGGTTTTCGGGCAGTTGGGAATGCGTCAATGAGCCTGATACCATTTATATCAAAATCGACGATGATATTGTACGTAGTTTGATCTCAGTACAGGTTCATATTTCTAACTCCCATGCTTGAAGGTTTTCATCGAGGACACCGCTTTTGCGGCGGTGGCGAAGCGTTTGATTGAAAACTCTCACATGTTCGCTGTGTCTGCCAATGTAGTCAATAACCCTGCTTTGGCATGGGTGCATTATCACAAGGGTCTATACGAACCTTTTTGGCCAGTGAGTGGTTATTCTTGATCTCAAGTTCTTGTTTTCTAACACTGAATAGGAGCTTAGCAAACCAGTAAATGATGTTTCGGCTTCATGGCGACCATCAACTATTCGGCCATATAAGGGTCCTGCTTCCGGCCCTTCGGATTTTAGCCGGGAAGGAGAGACACCCGCACCATATAATGGCCATCGTTGGCGTCCCGTGTCATACTCAAAAGCCGAGCCGTATGATATAATGCTAACCCCAGCCTCGACTCTTACGTACGATGCATTCGGCCCATCTCTCAACAATTGGGCCGCCGCGGCACAGACACATTACTCTTTCTTGACTCATCTTGAGAGGAATGATATATGGAGATACCACTTCGACATTTGGGACTATATGTATGAGAGAGTTTCCATCAATTTCTTCGGTATGAGGGGTCAGGATATCATGGACGTCTTCCCCATGCCTAACAGAGACGACGAATTATATCTGACAATAGAGCGGCCAAAAGAATTAAAGAGGCATGTCATTGTCGATGGAATGGGTGTCGTGGTGCACTTTTCATTTGGGCCACAAGCTCACGCACACGATGACAGGGGTCTCAGCATGACCGATATTCTTGACAGATATCGTGGCTATGCTGAGGAAACGGGTTGTCCCACGGTGTGGGATCATCTAGAGTTTGATCACAGAGAAGCGGCAGGGACGACACAGGACTGACTACGACGGAAGCAAGTTCGGTAAAAACAGGGCGTGGAGTTGGTCGGAGTTGAAGTTAATTTTGTGTTAAACTAGATGGATTGAAAATTTGTATTGACTGCTATAGAGAGCTCTATTTGTGTAAGAAAGGGCTGAATACATACTCAAAAAGTATATTCCCAAGGCAAGTGAGAGAGCTAGCATAGGCGAGTGGTAGATGAACAGGCGCCGCAGTTTGGTCTATTACTCATTTAACACAAGGTTGATCGGTATCAAGGCCGGTCGTCTAAATCTTCGAGTGAACGATTGTAACATACTGATCATGCCGGTTTGTATGCATAGCCAAAGTGTTAAATATACGTGACTCTAATTTGTGCATTGCTGTTGTTTCTTCCAGTGATTCGCCGAAGAACCTTAGTAGCCGTCATCTAAACTCCAAAGGCAGCTTTAATCTCGCCCGAGCAGGTTACTGAAACAAGAAAAGCGCCAATAACTTACCACGTCGATGTCTTATTCTTAAGTCAATGTGTATACCCAGTAAGAAAGGACGCTACCAGCACCGCATTTAATGATGGCTTTTTGTAGTTCGGTTTCCCTAAACTGCCAGCTCTAGTTCTATCGGGACTTGCTTAAGAGTAGAACCATGATGCTTCTGCGACCATTCTTGAAGTAAATCGAAGGTCAGAACCTGAGACGTTTCTCCATTATGTGAGCTTTCAGCAACCACGATCGACGTATGATGGACATCTATGCCTTCCAATTTCGCCCGAATATTGTGCTTCTCAACAGCTTGGCCAGATATCCAGATTCCCAATTTACAAAGTGCCTTCAACGAAGCTCTCATCATGATCTTGCCTTGACTGGATGTCAAATTCATTGAGCAGATTGCAGCCGCGCCAGTCATCTTTCCGAGCAAGCCAAGCATGACCACCAAACTCTCCCGAGAACCCAACATGAGCCGGGATGTCTGATAGCAAGAGTGGATTTCGTAACCTGCAATTGGCAAGTTCACCTCAATCAAACTATCTACGTCCGAAAGTACCCTTGAAGCGACTCCTAACTTGACTGGGCCACGGATAGCCTGAGTTTGATGGGAGAGCACGACTACTTCAGCAGCTGGCTCCCATCGCGACTCGCCTATTGATGAGAACTCAGACACCGGTACCATGGCTGCAACACTCATGGGGCGTGTATTGAACAGCCCCATGCATTTGACACCAATTGACGCCTCggtgatggctttgagaaCACCCGATTCTTGGTATCGGTCAAAGGCACGGGGAGTTTTAGCAGATACTGAAGGCCGGAGATTCACGCTTCTCCCACCATCTGGACTTGGTGCAACCATCTGATCAAGGAGTGCAAGGTCATGTTCTCCGGGTGTATCAGTGAGAAATATTGGCCCACCGAACAAGCAGCGCGCAGCAGCGTGAGCCGGGCCATATTCCCCTTTGCTCTGAAACATGTCCCAGTCCAACACGACGTTCAAATGCTGCGTAAACAATGCATTGTGAGCATTTGTCCAGATGTGCCACATACGACTGCTGGGAATCTCAGGGAAGAAATCGTCGCTATTCCGGAAAATGACGGCCGGAGTCTTGGTCTGCAGGAGACTCTGCCACAATATTTCAGGTATCTGTGGCATACAGCTGATCGCCTTTCCGCCCAGCCTTCGAAAGTGAGCCATTGTCCAGGCAGCTTGATACGCGGGAATAAGGGCAGCTCGGTCCGAGCCCTCCCGAATGTTGTGCAAGAGACATTGGACATCTGTCTTTGCAAAAGTAATCCCGGAGGCTGCCAGGTATGTGTAGAAGTCGTCGTAGTATTTGTTCAAATGTGAGGCGGAGATTGATCTTATCGTCGTTGGGGTGGCATAATAGACTTTGCCAGCTACGTCAGCAGTTTCATAGTTGTCAACGATCCAGCCTTCCGCTGCAAGACCACCCCAATAGCCCATTAGTGCATGCCAGACTCCGATTTCGGTGACAAAGGGATTCTCAGCTTTAACACGAGTGGTGAAAGACTTGAGACCGTCGGGAAATGCTTCGTTGGCCCTGAAATCGGCGAGAACGCGATAGTCATGATGCTGGTTGCCCAATTCTGTCCCTTGAAGTTTCTGCCAATTATCGTCCATCAGTAGAGTTGATATTCGGATATTGTTATCCCGTAAAACACGCAGGGCTTCCAAGATCTTGTCTTGTGTGAGCTCTAGTCCAAGAGCATTCCATGTGCAGAAACCCAAGTAGTCCAACAACGGATCAAGATGGGACGTTTTTGCGCTGTCCGTCTTGAACCCTTCATAGATTGACGCTCGGACCAACCTGGAGTCGTTTGCCTCAGTTTGAAGATTCTTCATGATGACGCTGATGGAGGTGTCGATGTCAGGGGCAACTGAAACCATGATTCGACAAGGCTGTTCAGATAGGCCATCGTTGCGGGAGTGAACAACAAAAGCTCCCTTGTTGTTGGACATGAGAAAGCAGCAAATGTCGCCCATACTGGGAGCAGCCACGGTTACAACGTTGCCATCGGTCCTGAGGATGGAACATAGAACGGTGTTTTCCGCAATATAAAGAAAGGAATCGCCGTGAC
It contains:
- a CDS encoding mitochondrial-processing peptidase subunit alpha protein (similar to Eutypa lata UCREL1 XP_007792959.1), with protein sequence MPLVFLSVLDKRRGSSRVGFLTVFLMLLMLVLVTLGLRSHDSMAVLRFGSSRGGKPGLSDPNDLRRWKPPKGRRIVALVFYGRKENVSILDCYLKRNLKRNGGILDEVIFSVKTDNTADIEYLDSILDYPGYRKFVVDKQYPGFSGSWECVNEPDTIYIKIDDDIVFIEDTAFAAVAKRLIENSHMFAVSANVVNNPALAWVHYHKGLYEPFWPELSKPVNDVSASWRPSTIRPYKGPASGPSDFSREGETPAPYNGHRWRPVSYSKAEPYDIMLTPASTLTYDAFGPSLNNWAAAAQTHYSFLTHLERNDIWRYHFDIWDYMYERVSINFFGMRGQDIMDVFPMPNRDDELYLTIERPKELKRHVIVDGMGVVVHFSFGPQAHAHDDRGLSMTDILDRYRGYAEETGCPTVWDHLEFDHREAAGTTQD
- a CDS encoding stachyose synthetase (similar to Exophiala dermatitidis NIH/UT8656 XP_009152699.1); translation: MGDICCFLMSNNKGAFVVHSRNDGLSEQPCRIMVSVAPDIDTSISVIMKNLQTEANDSRLVRASIYEGFKTDSAKTSHLDPLLDYLGFCTWNALGLELTQDKILEALRVLRDNNIRISTLLMDDNWQKLQGTELGNQHHDYRVLADFRANEAFPDGLKSFTTRVKAENPFVTEIGVWHALMGYWGGLAAEGWIVDNYETADVAGKVYYATPTTIRSISASHLNKYYDDFYTYLAASGITFAKTDVQCLLHNIREGSDRAALIPAYQAAWTMAHFRRLGGKAISCMPQIPEILWQSLLQTKTPAVIFRNSDDFFPEIPSSRMWHIWTNAHNALFTQHLNVVLDWDMFQSKGEYGPAHAAARCLFGGPIFLTDTPGEHDLALLDQMVAPSPDGGRSVNLRPSVSAKTPRAFDRYQESGVLKAITEASIGVKCMGLFNTRPMSVAAMVPVSEFSSIGESRWEPAAEVVVLSHQTQAIRGPVKLGVASRVLSDVDSLIEVNLPIAGYEIHSCYQTSRLMLGSRESLVVMLGLLGKMTGAAAICSMNLTSSQGKIMMRASLKALCKLGIWISGQAVEKHNIRAKLEGIDVHHTSIVVAESSHNGETSQVLTFDLLQEWSQKHHGSTLKQVPIELELAV